In Candidatus Nezhaarchaeota archaeon, the sequence ATACTGCAATCGAGTGAGGATGTTTCTAGGTTATTGGGTGAGGGCTATCGTATAGCTTCAATTCGGCCGTTGATAAAGGCTTACGTTAGTGGTAATGGTGACGTTACACTGAAGGCCACGGAGGCTTTAGCTGTACTGACGAACAATTCTTCAGTATACGTCTATAAGGTAGATATATCAAATGAGACAGTCACGCTACTCTTCTACATTAACAAGGCTGCTATCCAGGGTAGTGGGTGGAGCATGCCGCTAGGAAAGTGTCGATGTAGATCGTCATAGCAATATGGCATCCCCATAACTTTTTTAGTTTTAAAGACATAACCTAAGTCGTGAGGGACCTCCTTGAAGGCAAGGTACTTAACCCTACTGTTTGGGGTGATAGCGCTCCTGCTAGTCGCTCCAGCCTACATCTACCTTACCTATCCAAACGCGGACGAAGGTGATGAGGCTCTAGAGACCATGCTACCAGACGTCCCGATTAAGCCCCCTCCATTCCTTAAAGGATTCATGAGGTACGGGCTGTCTAAGGGCAAGAGCATTGTTAGCGAATTTTCAATTAAAGCTATTAACTATGAAGTGTATGCTCATAGGTTAGACACTAACGAGAGGATATTACTGCTACTGACACCTCACTACCTAGAGAGGTCGACAAGTAAGGTCTTGAGTAGAGATGAGCTGAGAACACTGATCATGGAGAAGTCGCCTAATTTAATGGTCCTTGAACTATTCGATACTCATAGAGGTAAGGTTGGAGTAGTCCTAATGGTAAAGCTGAATAGCGAAGAATACCTTACTTTGAGGCTTTCGAGGCGATGAATTTGGATCCCTATCAAGTGACCCTCATAATTTTGGGCACTCTATGTTCTGCACTATTCTTTCTTGTCTTCACCATGCTCTTAAGAGTGTACTTAAGGGTTAGAGTGGAGCTCTTAGTTTTCTTCTCCTTCTCGTTCTTGTTATTGGCTTTAGGTCAAGTAGCGTCAGCACTATCAATCATAATTGATCAGCCAAGACTCTCGCTCACATTGTTTACGTCATCGTCATCCATAACCTCCATAGGCTTCTTACTAATGTTATTTTCTTTACTAAGGCGTGGCAAGGAGGAGGCTTTAGCCGTAACCGTCCCCTTGCTATTAATCGCTGCACCTGATGTCGCGGCCTTTGCTCTATCTCTGGCTGCCTCCATGATCATTCGTGGAAAGCACTTAAAGATGTACGTCATGGCACTATCAGCATCATACCTAATTAGAGGCTTCGGATCAATACTACTGCCAATGGGGGTTGGGGCTTACGTCCTCATAACGTCCG encodes:
- a CDS encoding DUF5985 family protein, giving the protein MDPYQVTLIILGTLCSALFFLVFTMLLRVYLRVRVELLVFFSFSFLLLALGQVASALSIIIDQPRLSLTLFTSSSSITSIGFLLMLFSLLRRGKEEALAVTVPLLLIAAPDVAAFALSLAASMIIRGKHLKMYVMALSASYLIRGFGSILLPMGVGAYVLITSELLKAIATSLFAMYHLGKVTIHEEA